Genomic segment of Mycobacteriales bacterium:
CCCTTCGCCAGGTCCGCCGCGTGCGCCGCGATCTTGTAGGTGATGACGCCTTCCTTGACGTCGTCGCGGTTCGGCAGGCCGAGGTGCTCCTTCGGGGTGACGTAGCAGAGCATCGCGGTGCCGTACCAGCCGATCATGGCCGCGCCGATCGCCGAGGTGATGTGGTCGTACGCCGGGGCGATGTCGGTCGTCAGCGGCCCGAGCGTGTAGAACGGCGCCTCGTGGCAGAGCTCGAGCTGGAGCTCCATGTTCTCCTTGATCTTGTTCATCGGGACGTGGCCGGGGCCCTCGACCATCACCTGGACGTCGTGCTCCCAGGCGACCTTCGTCAGCTCGCCGAGGGTGCGCAGCTCGGCGAGCTGCGCGTCGTCGTTGGCGTCGTAGATGGAGCCGGGGCGCAGGCCGTCGCCGAGGGAGAACGCCACGTCGTAGCGCTTGAGGATCCGGCAGATGTCCTCGAAGTGCGTGTAGAGGAAGTTCTCCTCGTGGTGCGCGAGGCACCAGGCGGCGAGGATCGAGCCGCCGCGGGAGACGATGCCGGTCTTGCGCTTCGCGGTCATCGGGACGTAGCGCAGCAGCACGCCGGCGTGGACGGTGAAGTAGTCGACGCCCTGCTCGCACTGCTCGATCAGCGTGTCGCGGTAGACCTCCCACGACAGGTCCGCGGCCTTGCCGTCGACCTTCTCCAACGCCTGGTAGATCGGCACCGTGCCGATGGGCACGGGCGAGTTGCGGACGACCCACTCGCGGGTGGTGTGGATGTTCTTGCCGGTCGAGAGGTCCATGACCGTGTCGGCGCCCCAGCGGGTCGCCCAGGTCATCTTCTCGACCTCCTCCTCGATGGAGGAGGCGACGGCGCTGTTGCCGATGTTGGCGTTGATCTTGACGAGGAAGCCGCGGCCGATGGCCATCGGCTCGGACTCGGGGTGGTTGACGTTGGCCGGGATGATCGCGCGGCCCGCGGCGACCTCGGCGCGGACGTACTCCGGCGTGACGCCCTCGCGGACGGCGACGTACTCCATCTCGGGGGTGACCTCGCCGCGGCGGGCGTACGCGAGCTGGGTCACCGCGCGGTCGGGGTCGGCCGAGCGCAACG
This window contains:
- the thiC gene encoding phosphomethylpyrimidine synthase ThiC: MPSSKTYLSGSRPDLRVPMREVRLSTGDSVVLYDTSGPYTDPDVVTDVRRGLPRLRERWIAERGDVEAYDGRNLGSLPDAPAPRPLRSADPDRAVTQLAYARRGEVTPEMEYVAVREGVTPEYVRAEVAAGRAIIPANVNHPESEPMAIGRGFLVKINANIGNSAVASSIEEEVEKMTWATRWGADTVMDLSTGKNIHTTREWVVRNSPVPIGTVPIYQALEKVDGKAADLSWEVYRDTLIEQCEQGVDYFTVHAGVLLRYVPMTAKRKTGIVSRGGSILAAWCLAHHEENFLYTHFEDICRILKRYDVAFSLGDGLRPGSIYDANDDAQLAELRTLGELTKVAWEHDVQVMVEGPGHVPMNKIKENMELQLELCHEAPFYTLGPLTTDIAPAYDHITSAIGAAMIGWYGTAMLCYVTPKEHLGLPNRDDVKEGVITYKIAAHAADLAKGHPGAQAWDDALSDARFEFRWEDQFDLSLDPERAREYHDETLPAAPAKTAHFCSMCGPHFCSMKITQDVRAYAAERGVADDEALTAGMKEKSAEFVELGSSVYVGD